The region CATCACCGGCGGCGAAGCCTGTGGTCCCCCACGGCCCGCTCGCCGATCTCATGAAGGCGGAGCTGCTGAAGGCGGGCACGGTCCTGAGGTTCCATCAGCGCCGGGCCAATCGATCCGGGCGGGCCGTGGTGACGCCCGACGGCCAGCTGGTCGTCGACGGCCAGGCCACTCCGTTCCCCTCGCCGTCCAAAGCGGCGGAGGCCGTGACCGGCAACGTGATCAACGGGTGGACGCTGTGGCATGTAGAGGATGGCGGGCCCACGCTCGACGCCCTGCGCCGCGAGCTGGAGTCGCGCAAGGCGCAGTAGCTGCAGCCCCTGATGCGGGAGTACGAGGGTGCTGCCCCAGCCGGTTCGTGAAACGCAACCCGGAGATGCAGGAATTCAAGCCGACCGTGCACGGGCGAGCAGGGCCGCCCAAGTGGCCGAACGGTGGCAGAAAGGAACACCGGCCGCGCTGTCTGAACAGGCGAGCCTTGATGGGCTGCATCGGGTGATCCTCCCGACTGTGGCACAGGGCGCCGTCACCCAGGCCCGACCGGTAGTGGTCGTCGCCGGGCAACTCGGGGCCGGAAAGGCCATGCTCACCGACCGTGTGGCAGCGGTCCTGGCCCGGCGCGGCGGTGCCGTGTGAGTCGGCCGGGATCTGTACAAAGCCGCTCCACCGTCACTGCGTCGGCGTCTTGGCGGCTGCCGTCCGTACGGCCGGAGCCTTGGTGCGTCCCGACACCGTGCGGTAGCAGGGCGCCGTCGAAGACCACGTCCGCGAGATGGGCTTCGACGCGGTGGTGGAGTCGGCACTCGCCGACCCGGACGACTTCCGCGCCTCCCCCGGTCCCACCGGGCGGCCGGCCACTGGATCGAGGTGGTCGTGCTGGCCATCCCGGAGGCCCTGAGCCAGCTCGGGATCGTGGACCGCTTCCTCGCCGAGCCGCCGACGGTGGGGGCCGGTACGCAGGGGCTGCTCGCCACGCTGGCTGTCATCGAGGTCAGCCCCATCCCGCAACGACAGATCAGCGGGGCCCTGGCCAGCTTCCAAGCGCTGCAGCGCCGCCCGTCCCGCGACCTCATCGTCGGCCAGGCGATGGATGGCCGCCACCTTCTGCGCGGGTGTCTCGGGTCGGCCCGGGCTCTGCCCAACGTACTTCTCGGCCAGGGCCGTCGTACAGCGCCGCACCTTGGCGTGCTCGTCCAGCGGAGGGGCGCCGATCACCTCGAAGCGCTCGGTGCCGTCCCAGCGGTGTCAGTCATAGGGCGAGCGCTCAGGGAGACTCCGTCAGTCATCTGATGGGGAGAGCAACCGGTCGCGCAGTGCCACCGCGGCCTGCTTTACCTCGGGTGGCTGTTGCTCGTTGCAGAGCCGGTCGAGCTGGGCGAAGAATACGCGTGTCTCGTCTTGGGACGAGGCCGTCGGTTCTTCGTGCAGGGGGCCAGACGAGGCGTTACCCGTCTCGGAGTGGGGATCTGCTTCCTGGGGCGGTGCAGGCGGAGCTGTTTGTTGACCTTCCTGCGGCAGTTGACCGTAGATAAGTTCACGGATTGCATCCTCGATGGTGACGTCGGCTGTGCCACCTTCGGCGACGCGTTCTACACAGCCCAGGAGTAGGGCCAGTGCCGCTGTGCCGAAGACGCAGCGTTCCTTTGATGTATCGATGCTGACCAAGGCAGGATTGCCGATTTGGCGCAGCGCGTACCCGGATGCCAAGGCAGCGAGCATTCCAGCGAAGTCGTCCAGGGTCACGTCGGGACGCAGTCGTAGTCCGCGAGCGAGGAACATCTCCTGGTACACCTGCTTCCAGGGTTCCATAGCGCCCTGGTGGTTTGCTGCCAGAGCCTCCTGGATCACCTCGTCGCCCTCGGCTGCGGCCGTGGCGACGAGCTCGAGGCGGAACGTCGGCCCGTCGACGACAGTAGTCAGATCGTAGTAGCACAACCGATGAGCCGCCTCGACGAACTCCGGCCCTTCAAGGAGTCGTTCCGTGTCAGGGCCGATCCGCGAGTCGTATAGCGCCGGCTCGTGAAGCGACCACAGTCCAAAGCTGAGCAGGTCGGCGATGTAGTCCGAGTGTGACCTCCAACTGCACCGAAGAGTGGCGGTAGACCCCACCCGAGGGAAGGGCGCCGGATTGTTGGCCAGGTCGGCCACGACCGTCCGCTGGGACAGAAAGCTGAACCGTTCCGGGTTTGATCGAGACTCTAGGTCGTGACTGTGACCTGGGGTTTCGTGGCTTCGCTGTAGTACTTGGCTTCGTATTCGGCGGGTGGGATGTGCCCTATTTCACCGTGGAGCCGACGGTGGCAGTACCAGTCGACCCATTCGGCGGTAGCGAGTTCGACCTGCGAAAGCGACTTCCAGGGTCGGCGGGGCTTGATCAACTCGGTTTTGAACAGGCCGATCGTGGACTCCATCAGGGCGTTGTCGTAGGCGTCGCCGACCGATCCGATCGACGCGGCGATGCCTGCCCGGTCGAGGTGCTCGGCGAGCGCGAACGATGTGTACTGCGAGCCGGCATCGGAGTGATGTATCAACTCGCCTTTCTGGTAGGGATGTTGGTCTCGGTCGCGCTGCCACAAGGCCATCTCGAGGGCGTCCAGGACGAGCCGTGCCTCCTTCGATGTGGCCGCTGACCAGCCGACGATGCGGCGGGAGAAGGTGTCCACGACGAAGGCGACGTAGACGACGCCGGCGAACGTGGTGACGTGGGTGAAGGCGGCGACCCAGCAGCGGTTCGGGGCGGGGGCGACGAAGTCGCGGTCCACGAGGTCCGGGGCCCGTTCCGCGCTCGCGTCGCGGATGGTGGTGATCACCTTTTTGCCGCGGACCGCTCCGGTGATGCCGAGTTCGCGTATGAGGCGTTCGACGGTGCAGCGGGCCACCGCGACCTCCTGGCGGTTCAGGTGCCGCCAGATCTTCCGGGCGCCGTAGACACGGTAGTTGGCCTGGTACGCCTGGGTAATCAGGGTCTTCAGTTCGGCGTCGCGGACGGTGCGGGCCGCGGGCGCGGCCCGGCGTTTGTGGTGGGCGTAATAGGTGGAAGGGGCGATCTTGCAGTCGTGGTCGGTGAGGACCCGGCAGATCGGCTCGACGCCGCCGAAGCGGCCCTTGTGCTCGTCGATGAACGCTACGAGCGTGTGTGTGGCCGGTCGAGCTCGGCCGCGAAGAAAGACGCCGCAGCCTTCAGGATGTCGTTCGCCCGCTTCAGCTCGGCGTTCTCCTTCTTCAGCCGCTTCAGCTCGGCCGACTCCTCCGTCGTGCTGCCCGGACGGGTCCCGGCGTCGATCTGGTCCTGCCGCACCCACTTGCGCAGCGTCTCGGTCGTGCCGATGCCCAGCTTCTGGGCGACCGCTTTCATCGCGGCCCACTCGGTGTCGTACTCAGGCCGCACCTCGGCGACCATCCGCACCGCACGACGGCGCAGCTCAAGCGGGTACTGGGAAGGACGTGCCATAACTCGATCCTCTCAAACGATCGAGTCCCTACCGAACCCGGAACGGTTCAAGCTCAAAAGAGGACGTCCAAGAGAGTTGTCATCTTCTGGATCGTTGAGCACTCTCTGCGCGCCGGGCCCCAGATGGCGGCGAATCAACTGCATGCCGGCGAGCACGTAGGCGGCGGTCACCGGATCGTTGGCCAGTCTCTTCCTGCTGAAGGGCGTGCGCCGGTTCATCCTGCGCAGCACACCAGAGAGGTCTTGGTTGTAGGGGTAGGACAGGTGGTCCTTGGGAGTTCGTTCCTGTTCCATGCGGCCCATCGTCGCGGCAAGCAGCGCTGCGCAATAGCGCGCAGGTGCGCGGTAGTCGGCGCGCCCCCGCGCCCGCGCCTGCTCAACAGCGCCGACGCAACGCGCCCGGTGTGCGCAGCAATCGAATCGCCTACAAAAGTTCATACGCCCGGGACGATACGAAGCCAGCAGGGGGCTAGCGATGCTTGATCCGACCACCTCAGACTCTCCGCCCGCACCGAAGGGACATCCTCGCCTGGACAGTGTTCATCACGGCCGTGTCGAACCTGATCAATGCGATCCACGGATGGTGGTAGATAGGTCGTGACCGGCTCGCCGAAGACGCCCTCACGGACCATCACGGGCAGCACCGTAGTGTCCAGCGCGACCACCCTCCGAGGGCAGTCGATCAGCACATGTCCGGCCCTGGCAGGCAGATTCCCGGCCCCGAGATTCCATGGTCGGCCCCAGCTGAGGCCGAGAGCGCCAGGCGCCGGCCCTTGCAGCATGCTGCCGCCGACCCTCGGGCGCCTGTGTGACTTACCGGCCGTACAGGTGAGCCGGCAGCAGATCGCCGAACACAGCGCGGGCCCCGCCCACTACGAAGATCACAACCTGTCCGTGATCTCCGAGAGGAGCCCGTCGTGCAGCCCACCTGCTTCCATACCGCCAGCGCTGCCGCCGCGTTCTCCGCACTCGCCGCCCTGCTCTCCCCCGGCACTGCATACGCCGCAGCCCCCCGGCGACACCGTCGCCCTGCCCGTACGCCACGCCCTCCACGCCCTGACCGTCCAGACCGAAAACCGGACCGGGTACGAGCGCTCGAAGTTCCGCCACTGGGCCGACGCCGACCGCGACTCGTGCAACACGAGGCAGGAGGTCTTCCTGGAGGAGGCCGTCACTGCACCCGCCCAGGACGCCAACTGCGCACTGACCGGCGGATCCTGGTACAGCCCGTACGACGACACATACTTCACCCAGGCCAGCGCCCTCGACATCGACCACTTGGTCCCGCTCGCCGAATCCTGCCCCGGCAGCCGGCTACCGATGCACGTACGCCACCAACTGGATCGCCGTCAAACCCGATGGAACCTGGCCGTCTAACCCGCCGAGCAGAACGCGCTCACCGAGGCCCTCACCGACTGCCCGAACAGCCCGGTCGAAGTCACCCTCGCCCGCTGAACCGGCCCCTGCCAGCCAGGGGCAAGCCTGGCCAACTGCCCGGCGCGTGCGTGACGCGCCGGGCGAGCCGGTGCAGATAGTCAACCGGCTCAGCGTCGGTCGTGTCTACCACGGTCCCATCCGATGTGTGTCCTGCAGCGGGCACTTCAAGAGCGCACATCCTCGAATGACGGTTGCGGCCGCCCGGGTCAAGTGCGCAGGCCGCGGAACGATGTGAGGAGACCGCCCGTGCGGCGGCCCTCCACGGTGACCGACACTCGCTCCGGGTCGAGCCTGTCGAGGCCGATGACCTTCGTCGTGTTCCGGACGCGGACGGTAACGGAGTCGATCCCGTGCACCCGGGACAGGTCGAGGGGCGCCCGGCGCGGCCTGCGGTGCAGATTCAGGTGCAGCCGGGTGAGGCAGGGGAAGAGAACGGCGAAGTCGGGCAACCTTGTTGTGTCCGCCACCCCCTTGAGCCGCAGGGACGTGATCGAGGGCAGCGCGACCGCCGGGAGGGCGACGCGGTCGCCGAAGTCGAGGCTCAGCGTGGTCAGCAGCGGAACGGCCTGGAGCGCGGAGAGGTCCAGGCCGACCGGCACGCAGTCGAGCACGAGTTCTCGGATGCAGCTGCTGGCGAGTGGTGTCAGGGACACCGTGGATGTCGGAGTGCGTACGTGCAGGCGCCGCAGGCCGGTCAGACCGCCGAGGGCAGGAAGCTCCGATGTGCGGTGGTCGGCAGTGCCCAGCGCGAGGGATACCACGGAGTCCCAGTCGAGGACGGCGGAGAGCTCGTGGATCAGCGACGGCTGGGGGAGCAACAGGTTCGGCGCCTCGGGGAGCTGGCGCAAACACGCCACCTGCTCCGCGTTCGTCACCGGAATCTCGATGTCGTCGCAGCGGCAACCGGCCAGGATGGACTCGGTGAACTCGACTGTGTCGAACCGCGGCCACGCGTTTACGACCTCCTGCCGGACACTGCGCTGGGGCGCATCCTTGTACGCCTGCATCCGCTGCAGGGCGGCCGGCCCCCCGATCAGCCCGATTGTGCGCACGCTCGCGACGGCCTGCTCCTCCGTCATGTCGGCTGGCCCCGACAGCACGTCGAGGACCACCGCGCCCGCCTGCGCCAGGTTGTCCGCCTCCTCGCGGGTGGCCGGAGGGATGAGGAAGGCGGCGCGGCTGATGACCTCCGCCCTGACCGCGGGGTCGAGCGTTGTGGCGTTCTCCAGGCTCGCTGCGGCCAGGAGGTGATAGCGGCGCCGCTGGGAGGGGCGCTGGTCGCCGATGGCCACTAGTTTGCGGAGCAGTTCGGCGCGCTCGCGTTCGCGGGCGTGGCCGACGGCCATGCGGATGACGTCCTCCCACTGGTCGTCGCCGGCGTTCTGGGCGAGCAGATCCAGGTCCGAAGCTTCGACGGCCGCCTTCGCGCCAAGGTAATCCTGAAAGGTCCTGTGGATGAAGTCGACCGTGTCCGGCGTGGGTTCCCGTAGCAGCCCGCTGCGCAGCAGCAGATGCTTGAACACCTGGTGCGCGCCGTCCAGCGGGACGACGTGCGGCATGGAGGGCAGCCGTTCCCGGATGATGCGCACGGCCAGCGCCTGGGTCGCCTCGGAGCGCCCGTTGCGGATGAGCCAGTACGCGAGCCGCTGGAGGAGCTGGACCTGTTGCTCCTCGGTCAGCTGCAAGCCCTCCGGCGCGATGACCTCCCGCTCCTTGTCACGGCGGACCAGGAGCATCCGCAGCGCAGCCGCGTACAGATCCATGCGTCCCTCGGGCAGCTGCGAGTGCCGGTCACGGTGCAAAGCGCAGATCACCGAACACATCAGGGGATTGGTGGCGAGCTGGTACAGGTCGGGCTTGCGGCGCAGGGTGACGTGCAGGGCAGCCCGGTACTGCTCCACCTCGGTGCGCTCCTCGGCGTCCCCGAGAGACGACACGGCCGCCTCGTGCCAGCGGTTGACGAACTTGTCGATGTCGCGCTGGTTGAGGGGCAGCAGGTCGAACTCGACGAACCCGAGGTCCGCCGCCCAGCCGATCGGGACCGCGGAGGGGCGCGTGGTCACGAGGAAGAACGTGCGCGGGTAGATCTCGGTCAGTTCCGTGAGCCACCGCTTGGTCAGCAGCCTCTTCGACTCCGAGATCTCGTCGACGCCATCGACGAGGACGATGCCGCGCCCGCTGTGCAGAATCCGGTCGGCCCAGCCCTCCGGCTGCGCGCCGTCCAGCATGCTGCCGGCCATGGCGAGGAACTTGTGAGCGGTGGGGAGCGTGGACTCCTGCGCCAGGCTGCGGAGCGGGATGATGAACGGGACACGTCCGCGGAGGAAGGCGAGCTCGTCGTCGAAGTCGTTCTGCGCGGCGCTGACGGCGAGCCACTGAGCCAATGTCGTCTTGCCCGAACCGGCGGGGCCCCGCAGCACCACACGGTGCTTCCCGGTCAGGGCCCCTTCGACCCGGAGCCGGTGGGTGGCCGAGACACCTCCGTCGCGGCTCTGCGCCGAGAGTTCCAGGCTCAAATAGGCCGTGTCGAGCGGCCATCGGGCCTGACCGGGAGCGCTGAGGTCGAGCCCGAAGATGGCGAGCTTGCCGTACTTGAGCCCGAGGTGCTCCAGGTAGCGCTGCTCGAAATCGGCGTCCTGGCTGCGCGGCGGGGGAAGCCGCGCCGTCAGCACCTCCATGCGGCGCATGGTCTCGTCGATCATGCGGGTCTGCGTGATCAGGGTGGCCGGGATGAAGGCCGAGCGCTGCGTGAAGAACTGCAGGATGTGCAGGCAGCAGACGTCGAGCAGGGAACGGTAGAGGTTCGTAGCGTCGGCGCTCATGTAGCGCGTCAAGTCGTCCGCCGCGGCCGACAACTTGCGCGCCAGCTGGACGTGCCCGAGGTGGACCGCCTGAACGTCCTCCATCTCCAGGTCGCCGAGCGAGAGCAGAGTCTTGGTCAGCGCGTCGACCACGGCTATCCGGTCACCGTGGTGCACCGCCGGCTCGTACGGGTTCGCGGCGAGGGTCCGGCTGATCAGCTCCTCGCTGATCTTGCGTACGTCTCGCTCGTCCAGGGTGCGCTTCTGGCCACGCCAGCTGACCAGTTTGGAGACACGGATCGGCTTGCTGACAAGGTCGGCGCCGCTCTCCTCCCGCACGAACAGCTTCGCCACGAGCGGCTTGATCAGTGTCGAGGCGACCCGCGCCGCCATCCCCAGAGCCGTAGGCTCCACCCTCGACCGCCTCTCGGTGAAACGTCACGTCGACATCAGGTTAGAGGCGCGGAGGCCCTCCTGTCGGCGGAGCACACAACTCTTCGCGGCTGCGGGTCCCGGTCGGTCGTGCTGCGGACCGACCGGTCGCTGCGTCCCCCTCCCACGCGCGTGGGAGGCTCGCCCGGTGAGCACCATGCGACGCGTTCTCGGCACCGGCCCTACTTCCCCCAGAAGCACGGAGTCCACGGAGTCCACGGACGTCGCCCTGCGGCTTCTTCCCGTGGAGGCCAAACAGTTCTTCCCCGCCCTGGAAAGACAATTGGGAGTCGCGTTTCCCCAGAAAGGCAGAGTCTGCGAGCATCTCGCCTCCCCGCCCGGCCGTCGCCCGCGGCCCGTCCTGATGCGCAACGTCTGACGGAGGGCACCCGGCCGGGGCTGCAGAACGCGAACGGCCCGCCGATTCGGGGGAAAACGGCGGGCCGCACTGACCGCCACGGTGCCACACCCGAGAGCGCGTCGCACGCCGGAACAGCGAAATCGCAGCCGCCCGAGCTCCTGACGCCGTGCAACGTATGGGGCCCGTCCGGTGTGCGGACGGGCCCCATGTATCGAGCGCCGGGCAGGCCTTGCACCTGCATCTTCCCGCAGGAAGCGGGACGTCTTGCTTTGGATTACCAACGCACAACCAGCCGCCCCGATTTACGGCGACCAGCTCAAGATCAAGTTGAGCGCATGCGGCCGGCTCTTTGCCCGTAGGAAGGCCTCGAGCCGGCCCGCTGTTGCCGGACCGGAGTCTCGCCCTGGATCCCGCGTCGCACGCTCCGTCGTCGCCGTCGCCCACTGCGTGGAGAGCGCGGCCTGGACAGCGAGCGCAGTTGCGGCATCGGCGGGCTGCGACATCGATGACGACCAGCCCGGGCTCCTTCACGTGCTCTTCATTCATCAGGTTCAGGTACGGCACTACGCCTGGGCAGCGGGGAGGGTTCCGCTGATCCGGCGTCATCACCCGACCGAGCGTGTGTCCCGGCACGTTCAGGACATCGCAGCCACTCACCGTCACTGCTTGCCGGAAGCTTTCTCCGCCCCCAAGCAACCGCAGATGAGCTCGCGAACACCATAGCGACGGAACCCAAGCTGGCTGGCCTGCGAGGCCGTGCGCGCACTGACCGATACCGGCCGCTCCTACATTTTGCAGCACGCCGGCTCGGGGCTGGACCGCCGCATCGTGCGCGAACACGCTCGGCCCCCGAATCTGGCTCGTGGTCGTCCGCCGTGCCGAACAGCACCAAGTCCAGTCGTTTTGCGGGCGGCGCAGCAGGTTTGCGCCGATCTGTAGGTCGGCTGCTTGCGCTCGCTGACTGATTTCTGTTGCCGCGCGGCAACAGACTGGCCTTGTCGCGGCCCAGCGTTGACGGTGTCATCGGCACCTGAGATGTTCACTACGGCCATGTCCCGCCCTACGGTGTAGCAGCGACCAAGGCGAAACTGCAGGTCACCCCGCATCAGTACTGCCGATTGCCTGACCATCCGTCAAACGAGAACAATCGTCGTGGAGCCCGCGGGCCTTCACGTCAATGCTGACGCCGCAGCACTGCGGGCGACGCCTCGATCTGGTGTCAGGCCAGACGGGCGGGCAGCCGCTCGTATCGGGCCCATGAACTGCACTTTCACCGCCCGGTGGGGCATCATCGTGCGCTATGCGTGTCACCGGATTTGCGTCTGCGGCAGCCCGTTCCGATTCCAAGGGGCACTCAACTTGTTTGCGGCACAGTGCACTTGGCTCAAGCTGTGTGGTTCCTGTGTAAACCGTGACGCTGGTCATGGTTTGTTCCTACTGGGTTTGATGGGGTGATCTTCCCGTTCGCACAGTGGGAGGAGAAGTACATTGCGCATTTCCAGACGCTTATCGGCTATGGCTCTCGGGGTTATCAGCCTCAGCGCGCTGCTGAGTGGAAACAGCGCTCAAGCCGCTGACTCGGCCCGCAGTGACCAAGGGCAGATCATCTGGCTCCGGTCCAGCAAGCCCATCGACATCGCACTGGGCTCCGGTTACCAGGCTGCGCTCGCCTCGCAACGTTCTACAGTCTCAGTGGAACAGCTGCAGACCAGCGAGACGCCTTCGGTGCCCGAACCGTCAAGCGAGGCCAACGAACAGAAGATCGCTCACGAGAGCGGGGCGACGTACATGGCCCAAGCTGGTGACACGGCCGCAGCCAAGCGAATCCAGGCTGCTCAAGCCCTCACCAAGGAGCAATGTCGGGCCAGGTCTGACGGGCACAGCGCGGCAGGCGTGGTCATCAACCACTTCAGTTTCTGCCGCTGGGGCTACAACACCGCCGTCAAGCTGAGCGGGCAGGGCGCTGTCGAGGGGATGGTCCGGTTCCGGGAAACCGAGATCGGGACCGGCTCCGACAACATGCGGGACGCGACCATTGAGGTCCACACCGACGAGGTCACCTCGTCAGGCAAGTTCAACGACTCCGCGCTGATGAGCTTCGAAATCAGCCAGGCGGGCTGGCCCTCCGCCAACTCCTGCCAGGTGGCCGACATTTCCTCCAATCCCTTCACCACGACGGTGGGCGACTGGCGGGACGAGTACATCGCTTACGGGCTGGTATCGGCCAGGGGCACCGGAACCGGCCCGGACGACGCTGCGACCTGCGTCTACCAGCACAACTGGAAGGTCACCGGCGGAGGCGCCACGACCCCGTGGAGCAGCGGCCCCCAAAGCGGCCTGCGCTTCGACTCGTCGAAGTCTCTGGGCAGCAACTTCTACGACCAAGGCGCGATCTTCGATCGTGTCATACCGTCGTTCTTCTACGACCGCGCCCAGGCCGATACCGCAGGCGTCGCCAACCACCTCTACGACGCTCTCTACAGGCCGCAGACGACTTACCCGTCCAAGACCGGCAAGGTGATCCCCGGTGACATCTGGAGCGGAAAGAAGGCGCTGCACCGCAACTGGACCAACTATGACGCTGCCGCAGCCGAGGTGACGCGGAAGAACCGCAATGCCAAGGACGCTGCGTGCCGGGGCCTGAGCCGGCCCAACGACACCTACCAGTGCGACGAGTTCCCCTTCGCCTCCACCAAGGAAGGCGCCGGCGTGGGAGACGGAAACTTCTCCGTCCGCTATGTGCCGGGCGTGCAGAACGAGCAGGCAGGGCGTGAGCTGGGCAACTGGTACGGCAGCGACCGGATCCTGCACAACAACGAGTACGGCGTCTACGTGAACTGACCGGCATCTCAAGATGCGGGAGGACGGCCCTTGCGGGCCCGTCCTCCCACATCTGCGTGGGGCGGATCAGCGCATGCCGAGGGGCGGCTTGCCGTGCCGGGCGGCTAGCCGGCCGCGTCGGCTGACCGGTGTCGCGGGAGTGGGTGGAGACTGCCTTCCAGACGGAGTGAAGACGATGGCGTACGCCTCGAACCAGCCGTGGAGGCTGTCCTCCCCGCGCTGTGACGCGGCTTCGAACCGCTCGCGGGAGTCGTTGCGCCCCTGCTCCCACACCTGCACCAAGTAAATTTGAGCAGGGTCAAGGGACAATGAGGCTTCACCCGGCTCAGAGAGCCGACCGAAGACTTCCATTGGCACCGCAGCGGGCT is a window of Streptomyces sp. B21-083 DNA encoding:
- a CDS encoding IS3 family transposase (programmed frameshift), with product MARPSQYPLELRRRAVRMVAEVRPEYDTEWAAMKAVAQKLGIGTTETLRKWVRQDQIDAGTRPGSTTEESAELKRLKKENAELKRANDILKAAAFFLRGRARPATHTLVAFIDEHKGRFGGVEPICRVLTDHDCKIAPSTYYAHHKRRAAPAARTVRDAELKTLITQAYQANYRVYGARKIWRHLNRQEVAVARCTVERLIRELGITGAVRGKKVITTIRDASAERAPDLVDRDFVAPAPNRCWVAAFTHVTTFAGVVYVAFVVDTFSRRIVGWSAATSKEARLVLDALEMALWQRDRDQHPYQKGELIHHSDAGSQYTSFALAEHLDRAGIAASIGSVGDAYDNALMESTIGLFKTELIKPRRPWKSLSQVELATAEWVDWYCHRRLHGEIGHIPPAEYEAKYYSEATKPQVTVTT
- a CDS encoding DUF6207 family protein, with the translated sequence MSQPADAATALAVQAALSTQWATATTERATRDPGRDSGPATAGRLEAFLRAKSRPHALNLILSWSP
- a CDS encoding NACHT domain-containing protein, translating into MAARVASTLIKPLVAKLFVREESGADLVSKPIRVSKLVSWRGQKRTLDERDVRKISEELISRTLAANPYEPAVHHGDRIAVVDALTKTLLSLGDLEMEDVQAVHLGHVQLARKLSAAADDLTRYMSADATNLYRSLLDVCCLHILQFFTQRSAFIPATLITQTRMIDETMRRMEVLTARLPPPRSQDADFEQRYLEHLGLKYGKLAIFGLDLSAPGQARWPLDTAYLSLELSAQSRDGGVSATHRLRVEGALTGKHRVVLRGPAGSGKTTLAQWLAVSAAQNDFDDELAFLRGRVPFIIPLRSLAQESTLPTAHKFLAMAGSMLDGAQPEGWADRILHSGRGIVLVDGVDEISESKRLLTKRWLTELTEIYPRTFFLVTTRPSAVPIGWAADLGFVEFDLLPLNQRDIDKFVNRWHEAAVSSLGDAEERTEVEQYRAALHVTLRRKPDLYQLATNPLMCSVICALHRDRHSQLPEGRMDLYAAALRMLLVRRDKEREVIAPEGLQLTEEQQVQLLQRLAYWLIRNGRSEATQALAVRIIRERLPSMPHVVPLDGAHQVFKHLLLRSGLLREPTPDTVDFIHRTFQDYLGAKAAVEASDLDLLAQNAGDDQWEDVIRMAVGHARERERAELLRKLVAIGDQRPSQRRRYHLLAAASLENATTLDPAVRAEVISRAAFLIPPATREEADNLAQAGAVVLDVLSGPADMTEEQAVASVRTIGLIGGPAALQRMQAYKDAPQRSVRQEVVNAWPRFDTVEFTESILAGCRCDDIEIPVTNAEQVACLRQLPEAPNLLLPQPSLIHELSAVLDWDSVVSLALGTADHRTSELPALGGLTGLRRLHVRTPTSTVSLTPLASSCIRELVLDCVPVGLDLSALQAVPLLTTLSLDFGDRVALPAVALPSITSLRLKGVADTTRLPDFAVLFPCLTRLHLNLHRRPRRAPLDLSRVHGIDSVTVRVRNTTKVIGLDRLDPERVSVTVEGRRTGGLLTSFRGLRT
- a CDS encoding DUF4357 domain-containing protein translates to MPTLSINFDSAVIAHLMSASGDDTVHVTLTLGTGDPTASPAAKPVVPHGPLADLMKAELLKAGTVLRFHQRRANRSGRAVVTPDGQLVVDGQATPFPSPSKAAEAVTGNVINGWTLWHVEDGGPTLDALRRELESRKAQ
- a CDS encoding NucA/NucB deoxyribonuclease domain-containing protein; translated protein: MALGVISLSALLSGNSAQAADSARSDQGQIIWLRSSKPIDIALGSGYQAALASQRSTVSVEQLQTSETPSVPEPSSEANEQKIAHESGATYMAQAGDTAAAKRIQAAQALTKEQCRARSDGHSAAGVVINHFSFCRWGYNTAVKLSGQGAVEGMVRFRETEIGTGSDNMRDATIEVHTDEVTSSGKFNDSALMSFEISQAGWPSANSCQVADISSNPFTTTVGDWRDEYIAYGLVSARGTGTGPDDAATCVYQHNWKVTGGGATTPWSSGPQSGLRFDSSKSLGSNFYDQGAIFDRVIPSFFYDRAQADTAGVANHLYDALYRPQTTYPSKTGKVIPGDIWSGKKALHRNWTNYDAAAAEVTRKNRNAKDAACRGLSRPNDTYQCDEFPFASTKEGAGVGDGNFSVRYVPGVQNEQAGRELGNWYGSDRILHNNEYGVYVN